The following is a genomic window from Microvirga ossetica.
GGTTCTCCTCCAACAGCACAGCCTCATCGACCGGATATAGGAAGATAAACGCAGGCCAAATGTTCCACGCTGCTGCGTCTACACGCGCGCATGAGGCAGCTCAATTTCGCATAATCCCTCGTGTGGAACGCGTTTTGAAGGTTTCAGGAAGTCCTCGCGGCGCCTTATGGACCGACGCACCGGATACTCAGAAAAACCGCTCCGCAGCAGGGCCTCAGTCAGCACGCGAATACTGGCGAATGCTTGGTAAGGAAGGGGCCGGGATGAGCACGTTTTCCCGGCCTCTCCCCCGCCTGGCCGAGGCACGGGTCACCACGAAGGCTGCATCATCCTGCCGGCCGTCAGCCCTGGGAGGCCCGTGCAAGGTTTGGCAGGCTGGCGGCCAGCTCATTCTGCCGGATCGGCTTAGTCAGCCGAGGCAGGTCAGGGGCAGGCCTGCGTCCCCCGCGTAGGTGAAAACATCAGGATCGGCATGCCGGCCGCATCAGGGCTCCACGACCCTGGTGCGGACTGCATAGCGCACGAGGTGCGCCGTCGAATTCACCTTGGCCTTGCGCATGGCCGCGGCGCGGTGGCCCTCCACGGTCTTTTGGCTGACGCCCAGGATCTGGGCCGCCGCCCTGTTGCTGTGGCCCTCCGCGATGAGCTGGACGACGCTGCGTTCCCGCGCCGTCAGCGCGCCGTCACCGGCAGGCCCCCTGGACAGATATGCCGTCAGCAGGGTCTCCGAGACGCCACCGGTGAAGAATGGCTTGTGCTGCGCCAGCGCCGCCACCGCCGCGATCAGGAACTGCCTGGCATCGGACTTGAGCAGATAGCCGCGTGCCCCAGCCTCGAGCAGCTCGCGCAGCAGGGGCTCGCTCTCCTGCATGGTGAAGATCAGCACCTCCGTCCGGGGCTGGCACGACCGGATCTCGCGGGTCGCGTCGACGCCGTTCAAGACGGGAAGCTGACAGTCGAGGATGGCGACGTCCGGCTGCGTCTCGACGGCGAGGTCGACTGCCTGCCGACCGTCCTCGGCCTCGGCGACGACCACCCATCCGGATTGACCGCTCAGGATGGCGCGCAGCCCGGTGCGGACCACGTCATAGTCGTCGGCGATCAGGATGCGCGTCATCGTCCCGTGCCTCCCGCAACGTCTCTCTATGATCGCCCGTACAATGGTGCCAACAGCCGCTTTGACTGGTTTGTCCTCCTGGACCGCTGTGACTTGCGTCCGGCGAGACGCATGGACGGGAGTTGTGGCAGGCTAAAGCCGCGTCAGGCGGCGGACGTCGGGAGCGCCGCCAAGGGAGGCGCCGATGACCCGGCAGACGCGTCATCCGCTCCTGCAGGTGCAGGAGTCCTTCGAGATCACGCGGTTCAGCCCCGAATGCCTGATCGAGGCCTACCGCCGCGTCGTACCCATCCAAACCAAAGCCATCCGGAGAGCCGCCGAACACCGCCGATCCCAAACTCCCGTCCACACCACCCGAAGTCAGGGAGGTAAGCATGTCTGATCGCCGCATTGCCCTTTACGCGCGGGTCTCCACCGAACAGCAGGCCCGGGATCACACCATCGCCAGCCAAGTCGCCGCCCTGCACGAGCGGATCACCGCCGACGAACAATCCCTCGCGCCGGAGGATGCCTACGTGGATGAGGGCTACAGCGGGTCCGTCCTGGTCCGTCCGGCATTGGAGCGCTTGCGGGATGCGGTCGCGACCGGAGAGATCGAGCGGGTTTATGTTCTCGCGCCGGATCGGCTCGCCCGCCGCTATGCCCATCAGGTGCTTCTGATGGAGGAGTTCCGCCGGGCCGGAGCGGAGGTGATCTTTCTGAACCATGCCATTGGCGGCACCGCCGAGGACGACTTGCTGCTGCAGATCCAGGGCGTCATCGCCGAATACGAGCGCTCCAAAATCCTCGAGCGCAGCCGCCGTGGACGGCGCCACGCGGCGCAATCTGGCCTGGTCAGCGCCTTCACCACCGGCCCTTATGGCTACCGCTACGTGCCCAAGGCTCTCGGTGGGGGTGTGGCACGCTTTGAAGTGGTGCCGGAGGAAGCCCGCGTGGTTCGGTTGATCTTTGCCTGGGTCGGGCTGGAGCGGATCAGCCTGCGGGAGGTCTGCCGCCGGTTGCAGCAGGCGGGTGTCGTCACCCGTCGCGGATCGACCCGCTGGTATGCCTCGACGCTTGGCGGGATGCTGACGAACACGACCTACATTGGGCGCGCCATCTACGGGCATGCCCGCTATGTGTTCGGGCCACCCAAGCTCCTGCGGCCCCTACGGGGGCATCCTCACCCATGCCGCCGGCCGAGTGTGCGGGTGAAGGTGCCGCGCGAGGAGTGGATCGAGGTTCCGGTGCCGGCCATGGTTGACCCAGCGGTGTTTGAGGCCGCTCAGATGCAGTTGCAGGAGAACCGCCAGCGCAAGCGGGAATCCCGGGCAGGACCGCGTTGGCTGCTGCAGGGTCTGACGGTGTGCCGCCGCTGCGGCTATGCTTATTATGGCAAGACGGCTCCGCAGTCGAAGCGGGATCCGGCGAAGGGCGTGTACTGCTATTATCGCTGCATCGGAACGGACGGGTATCGGTTCGATGACCATGCGGTGTGTGACAATCCCCAGATCCGAGGCGATTATCTGGAGCAGGCGGTCTGGGACCGGGTGCGTGCGCTGCTGGAGGACCCGGATCGGATGGCGGGTGAATATCACCGGCGCTTGACGCAAACCCAAGACCGCACAGGCAGTTCTGACTACGTACTGCAACTTGAACGCCAAATCGCGCGTCTCCAGCGTGGAATCGGGCGATTGATTGACAGTTACGCCGAGGGGGTAATCGAACCTGCCGAATTCCAGCCGCGCATCGCGGGCCTGAAGACGCGGCGAGCCCGCCTCGAAGAGCAGCGTCGGGTGGCGGTGGAGGAAGCCCAAGCCGAGCGTGAATTGACCCTGATGATTGGGCGCCTCGAAGAGTTTGCCACCCGGGTGAGTGACGGACTGGACGAGTTGGACTTTGCTGGCAAGCAAGCCCTGATCCGAACCTTGGTGCGACGGATCGAGATCGACCGCAACCACGTTGAAGTCATCTTCCGAGTGCCACCTCCGACGCCTGAGGGCTCAAGCCCGTCGGAACCTCACCCGCATTCGGAAACTTGGCACCATTGTACGAGCGATAATACAGCAACAGCTCGGCTCTGGAACTGAGAGGAAACCCCGAAATTCACCGGGGGAAGACCTCAGCGAGGGGCAGTTCGGCCTCGTCAGACCCTGAAATCCATTATCTTCTGTCCATCTGCCTCCACCAGGTCGGCAGCCGACAGCCTGCGGCTCCTGGTCAACCGCCGCCAGCCGGCCGCAACCCGAGCGGCAGGTTGGCCACAACCATCGTTCCCCGGGCGCCACTCAGGAACCGCAGGCTGCCGCCGAACCGCAGCATGCGGGCCCGCATGCCGGTGACACCCACCCCATGCAGTGCCGCGCGCCCAGCCGCCTTCCGGACCCCACCGGACAACCCGCAGCCATCATCGAGCACGCGCAGCTTCAGGGCATTGGCCCCGACCCGCAGGTCGATGGTGATCCGGGAGGCGGCGGCATGGCGATGGGTGTTGGTCAGCGCCTCCTGGATGATCCGAAGAAGCGAGCGCTGGACATCGAACGGAAGGTCGTTGGCCCTTTCCGGCATCCGGACGGATGCGTCCAAGCCGGTCCGGCGCGCGAAGCCGTCCACGAAGGTCCGCACAGTTCCGGCAAGACCGCCATTCTCCAAGGCTGGTGGATGCAGCAGGTAGGTGAAGACGCGAAGCTCCCTGGCGGCTTCGTCCACCGCGTCCGCCGCCTCGTCGAGCACCTTCTGGCCCTCACCGGGGATGACGAACTGCTTCAGCCGCATGAGGTTCAGGCCGACCGCCACCAGATGTTGGGCCGTCGAGTCGTGCAACTCCTCGGCGATGCGTTGCCGTTCCTCGTCCTGCAAGATCAGGACGCGTCCGGCGAGTTCGTCCAGGGCCGCCGCGGCTGCATGGCGCTCCGTGACGTCGGTGAAGAACACGCTCAGGCCATCCGTCGCGGGGCGGACCTGGAGATCGAGCCAGTGGCCCGGCCGCAGGCCGGACATCACCTCGCGCCGAATGCGGCACCGCCGCTCCATGCCCTCCCGGATGAGGAGACTGCACTCAGCATCGGGACTGCACAGATCCCACAGACAGGCCCCGAGGATCCGGTTCGGATCGGACCCCGTCCAGTCCACAGTCGCCTCGTTGAGATCGGTGATGCGATAGGCGCCATTCAGCGTGAAGTAACAATCGCTGACGCTGGCCAGGATGGACCGGAGCCGGGCGTTCGCGTCCTCGACCTCTCCCGGAGCCACCCTCGGGCGGCCCCGCAAGCCATGCCACAACCATCTCTCCAGGGCCTTCCGCGGCGAGGACAGGTCATCCATGACTCAACTCCAGGACGAACGGACAACCGAATGGCGGGAATTTTCCCGCCATGCCGTCCGCCAGGTATGGTGTGATGATCGGTATCCGATCGGCCCGAAAGCCTAACATAGAGCAATGGTGATCGGGGTCGATGAGATCTTTAGCCAACCTGTTCGTGCCGGCTCCAATGGCTGATCGTGCATTGACTGTCTCGGTGAGGTGCGCCGCGATGCCGGCAGGAAACCTCCAACCGGGTCCGCGATCGTCAGAAAACTCGCCTGCCCTATAAAGTCACACCTCATATACGGCGGCGGGAGCGGATCGGCTCTATAGGATACTTCGACTCGGCTACGGTTTGGAAAGGTCTGGAACGGGTCAGGCAGGGAAATTCGCGTACCTTGAGGAATGTCTGGTTACGCGAGGATTGCTGCCCTCAGGCTCTGGTCTCAAGAGTGCCAGGAACCGACAGTCATCTCATATGACGGCCTCTCACTATTCCCGCTAGCCGTGCAACTGCTCTCAGCGCCGAGGAACTCTGCTGCCATGGGTGTGCAAGGGCAACAGGCGCTTGAGCAGGGCTTTCGACCTGCGCAGCTCGGGAATATCGAAGCCTTCGCCGAACCAGCCATGGATCGGCGCAAGGAGATCACGTGCTTCTGCCTCTCGTCCCCACTCACACAGCATCTCGGCCAGATCACAGGCGGCTCGTAACTCCCACATCCGAGCCATCTGGTCCCGCGCGACTTCAAGGGCATCCCGGTAACGGCATTCGGCCTCGTCCGTGCACCGCATGAGCAGGAGTAGACCGGCCCGTATACGAAGCAATTCGGCGTTGAAGAACCGACTGCCGGTCTCTTCCGTCCAACGTTTGAGAGCCGGAATCTCACGTTAACTGCCCAAAGCCAACGAGAATCTCAGGTTAAGTGCCCAAACTTTCGTCTCAGCACCCAAGCTAAGTCACTGAAATGGTTAGATCGCCTGTCTCACGCCAAAGTGCCCAGTGACAAAGGTCAGGTCAGATTGTCACGCGGCTGCCGTCGAAGCGCGTAAAGGAGAAGCCGTCGAAGGGTTCGCGCAGGGTCATGCGCTCGTCCCGCAGCATGCCGATAGCCACTTCCTCGCCGAGCGCCATTGAGGCGGAAGCGTCAGAACGCCAGTGGATGCCCGCCCAATTCCGTCCGAACCCGAAATTCACCGCGAGCTTGTTCAACTCTCCACCAACCGTGAGCGGCGGGCCGCTATAGGGTACGAGCCTCGTCGGGTCAACCGGATCAGGCTGTACCGGG
Proteins encoded in this region:
- a CDS encoding response regulator, which encodes MTRILIADDYDVVRTGLRAILSGQSGWVVVAEAEDGRQAVDLAVETQPDVAILDCQLPVLNGVDATREIRSCQPRTEVLIFTMQESEPLLRELLEAGARGYLLKSDARQFLIAAVAALAQHKPFFTGGVSETLLTAYLSRGPAGDGALTARERSVVQLIAEGHSNRAAAQILGVSQKTVEGHRAAAMRKAKVNSTAHLVRYAVRTRVVEP
- a CDS encoding recombinase family protein, translated to MSDRRIALYARVSTEQQARDHTIASQVAALHERITADEQSLAPEDAYVDEGYSGSVLVRPALERLRDAVATGEIERVYVLAPDRLARRYAHQVLLMEEFRRAGAEVIFLNHAIGGTAEDDLLLQIQGVIAEYERSKILERSRRGRRHAAQSGLVSAFTTGPYGYRYVPKALGGGVARFEVVPEEARVVRLIFAWVGLERISLREVCRRLQQAGVVTRRGSTRWYASTLGGMLTNTTYIGRAIYGHARYVFGPPKLLRPLRGHPHPCRRPSVRVKVPREEWIEVPVPAMVDPAVFEAAQMQLQENRQRKRESRAGPRWLLQGLTVCRRCGYAYYGKTAPQSKRDPAKGVYCYYRCIGTDGYRFDDHAVCDNPQIRGDYLEQAVWDRVRALLEDPDRMAGEYHRRLTQTQDRTGSSDYVLQLERQIARLQRGIGRLIDSYAEGVIEPAEFQPRIAGLKTRRARLEEQRRVAVEEAQAERELTLMIGRLEEFATRVSDGLDELDFAGKQALIRTLVRRIEIDRNHVEVIFRVPPPTPEGSSPSEPHPHSETWHHCTSDNTATARLWN
- a CDS encoding histidine kinase, encoding MDDLSSPRKALERWLWHGLRGRPRVAPGEVEDANARLRSILASVSDCYFTLNGAYRITDLNEATVDWTGSDPNRILGACLWDLCSPDAECSLLIREGMERRCRIRREVMSGLRPGHWLDLQVRPATDGLSVFFTDVTERHAAAAALDELAGRVLILQDEERQRIAEELHDSTAQHLVAVGLNLMRLKQFVIPGEGQKVLDEAADAVDEAARELRVFTYLLHPPALENGGLAGTVRTFVDGFARRTGLDASVRMPERANDLPFDVQRSLLRIIQEALTNTHRHAAASRITIDLRVGANALKLRVLDDGCGLSGGVRKAAGRAALHGVGVTGMRARMLRFGGSLRFLSGARGTMVVANLPLGLRPAGGG